GGCTCGGCGCACCGACGTGGACGACGACACGCATAGCGGGGGAGAGCACCTCGAGGCTGAGTTTGGTGAGCGCTCCGCGCTCCTCGAAGCTCAAGGCCGGGAACTCGCCCGTCGTGCCGAGCACGAACGCACCTTCATTGCCCGACGCCGCAACGTACTCGAGGATCTCCCTCGAACCGTCGAGGTCGAGTCCGCCATCGGCGGTGAAAGCGACCGGAACAGCGGTCAGGATGTCGCGACGTGTCATGTGTTTTTTCTTCTCAATCTTTCGGTGTGGTTACGCGTAGCGGTGCGGTTACGCGTAGGAGGTGTTGGAGGTCGGGGTGATCACGAGTTCGTTGATGCACACTCGCGAGGGGAGCTCGGCGATGTAGCGCACCGCGTCCCCGAGGTCTTCGGAGGTGAGCATGAGTTCCTGCTCCTCCGCGGTGGGCACCACGGGCCTCGTGTTGAGGATCTCCGTTCGCACCTCGCCGGGGCACAGGTGCGTTGCACGGATGCCCTGCAAACGTTCTTGTGCGTTGACCGTTTCGACGAGCGCGCCGAGCGCCGTTTTGCTCGTGGAGTATCCGGCGCCGACACCGGGGGCGAAGCGCCATCCGGCCCAGGACGAGACCACAACGATCAGGCCGTCGCTCTTTCCGCGCATCCCGGGCAGCACCGCGTGGATGACCCGCATCGCACCGGTGAGGTTGACGTCGACCACGCGGGCGAAGTCCGCGGGGGTCGTGTCGGCCCAGTAGCGGTTGCGCACGTTGGTGCCCGCCGAATAGACGACGATGTCGACAACTCCGTAGTCCGCCTCGATGCGCGCGTGCGCGTCGACGACACTCTGCTCGTCCGACACGTCGGCGGGCACGGCATGGATGCCGACGCTGGCCACAGCTTCGAGTTCGGAGACGCGGCGGCCGGACACAACAACGGTCGCGCCCGCGTCGGCGAGTGCACGCGCCGCACCCGCGCCGATTCCGCTGCCGCCGCCGATAACCCAGGCGACCTTCCCGTCGAGAGTTGTCATGGTGTGGCCTCCAACGCGGCGACGAGTTCGGTGAGGAAGAGCGCGTAGGCGGTGGCACCGGGATCGGCCTGGCCGATGCTGCGCTCGCCGACCCAGGCGGCACGGCCCTTCTCGGAGCGCAGGCTGGCCGTCTCTTCCACACGAGCGAGCGCCTCGTCGCGCATGGCGGTCGCGACCTCGACGGCCGGACGGTCGTCGTCGGCGGCGAGGATCGCGAGGCTCGGCACGAGCGCATCGAGGATCGTCTTGTCGCCGACGACGGCACCACCACGCTCGGCGATGCGATCGGTGACCGCCTGCGCGATGCGGGAGGCGGTCGCACGATCGACGGCGTCGACTCCCGGCACCGTTCCGGCCGCAGCAAGCAGGCCCCCGCCGACGAGAGCAGCGAAGGTGGACGGGTTCGCGGTCGCGAACGCCCGTCCCGCGGCGCGGAGGAGGGCATCCATCGGAGCATCGTCGGGCAGTGCCGCAAGAGCCGACTGCACGGCCTCACTGCCACTGCGCACCGTGATGCCGAGGTCGCCGTCCCCGAGCGCGGCGTCGAGTTGTCTGAGGGTCTCTTCGTGCGCCGCGAGAGCGGGGAGAGCTACGGCGAGCAGTTCGCGCACGTCACGGATGGAGGTCGCCATCTCAGAACCTCCCGACGAGGGGGCTTGATGCCGGGGCGTCGAGCAGTTCGGTCAGTTCGTCGTCGAGACGGATGATGCTGATCGAGGCACCGGCCATCTCCAGGCTCGTGGCGTACTCGCCAACGAACGCACGGTGCACGGAGATGCCACGCTCCTGCAGGATCTGGTTGGTGCGTCGGTACATCACGTAGAGCTCTTCGAGCGGGGTGGCTCCGAGTCCGTTCACGAGGACGGCCACGCGGTCTCCCGCTGCGATCTCGCGGTCGTCGAGGATGTGCTCAACGAGTTGGTCGGTGATCGAGTCCGCGCTCTCGAGCGGTCCGCGACTCTGTCCCGTCTCGCCGTGCAGGCCGATTCCGATTTCCATCTCGCCGTCGGGCAGTTCGAACGTGGGCTTGCCCGCTGCGGGGAGGATCGTCGGTGAGAGCCCGACACCCATGGTTCCGGTCGCATCTACGGCGGCTTGCGCGATCCGGGCGACGGTATCGAGGTCGTCACCGCGCGAGGCGGAGGCGCCAGCAATCTTGTAGGCGAAGACGATCCCGGCGACGCCGCGGCGTGATGCCGCCCGCTCCCGTGAGGCGCTCGCGACGTCGTCGGTTCCGACGACGGTGCGCGTGCGGATCCCCTCGGCGTCGGCGAGATCGGCTGCGAGGTCGAAGTTGAAGACGTCGCCGCCGTAGTTGCCGTAGAGGTAGAGCACCCCTCGACCCGAGTCGCTCGCGGTGGTGGCGGCGAGTACCTGCTCCGCGGAGGGCGAGGAGAAGACGTTGCCGACGGCGACTCCGGAGCACAGTCCCGTTCCCACGTATCCGAGGAACAGGGGCAGGTGCCCGCTTCCGCCACCCGTGACGATGCCGACGGTCCCGTCGGGCGAGCCTGCGCGCACGAGTGCGCGTTTGTCCGGCGATGCGGCGACGAGGCTGGCGCCGTGAGCGAGGAGCAGGCCATCGATGACCTCGTCGACGAACGCATCCGGCGAGTTGATGATCTTCTTCATCGCTGGCCGTTAGCCCTTGGTCGCGCCGGCCGTGAGGCCGGAGATGACGTACTTCTGCGCGAACAGCGCCACGAGCATCACGGGGATCGTGATGATGACGGCGGCAGCCATGAGGCCGCCCCAGTCGACGGAGGCGTAGCTCGTGAAATTGGAGATCGCGACCGGGAGGGTTCGTGTGCTCTGGTTGGAGAGCACGAGCGCAAACAGGAAGTTGTTCCAACTGAAGATGAACGACAGGATCGCGCTCGTGGCGAGGCCCGGCAGCGAGAGCGGCAGGACAACACGGATGAAGGCCTCGACCTTGCCGCATCCGTCGATTTGTGCAGCCTCCTCGAGCTCGTTGGGCAGCCCCTCGAAGAATCCGGTCATGATGGCGACAACGAGCGGCATCGTGACGAAGATGTGCGTGAGGATGAGCACCGTGTAGGTGCCGACGAGCTGCACCTGGCTGAAGAGGAAGTACCACGGGATCAGCAGGCTCACACCCGGGATCACACGCGCCAGGAGTACAAACGCCGTGGCATTGCGGATCGTGTAGCGGGCGATTCCGTAGGCCGCGGGCACTCCCAGGATGAGCGCGACAACGGTCGATCCGAAGCCGACGATGAGGCTGTTGAGGATGAACGGCAGGAAGTTCTGGGCGCCGAAGACCGTCTCGAAGTTACCGAGCGTCGGAGTGAAGTCGAACGTGCGGCTGGGGGTGACGATGTCGAGGTTGGTTTTGAAGGCTGCCAGGAGCATCCACGCGAGGGGCGCGATGAAGAGGAGCACAACGAACACGATCGCGATCGTGCGGAAGGTGGGCCCGACCACGCTCTTGCCGCGACGGCGACGCGTGCGAGCGACGGACTGCACGCTCGAGTGGGTGATGGCGCTCATACGCGGGTTCCCTTCTTACGCAGAATGGCAAGGACGGCGAGGATGATGATGATGAAGGTGAGGAACAGCATCAGGAGTGCTGCGGCGCTGCCGTACTGGGAGTTACCGAAACTCTCGTTATAGGCGAGCATGTTGAGCGTCTCGGCCTCGTTGTTTGAGCCTCCGTTTCGCCCCTTCGTCGCATAGATGATGTCGAAGGTCTTCATCGCGTCGATCGAGCGGAGGATGGCTGCAGCCCCCAGGGTGGGCATGAGCAGGGGCAGTGTGACGTGACGGAAGCGCTGCCATGCGTTGGCGCCGTCCACGAGAGCTGCCTCCTCCGGTTCCTCGGGGATCGTCGAGAGCCCGGCGAGGAGGATGAGGATGATCATGGGCGTCCACTGCCACACGTCGATGAAGATGATCGTGTTGAGCGCGCTTTCCTTGCCGGACAGCCAGAGCTGGGCGGGAAGGCCGAGGGACTTCATGAGTACGTTGGCGAACCCGATGGTGGGCTCGAAGATGAGGAGCCACATCATGCCGACCGCGACGGGGGTAGCAACCAGCGGCAGAAGGATGAAGACGCGTACGATGCTCTGTCCGCGGAACGTCTTGCGCAGCAGGAGTGCGATGGCGAGGCCGAAGCCGAGCTCGAGGGTGAGGGCGACCGCTGTGAAGTACGCGGTGCGACCGACGGCCGGCCAGAAGCGGGTCACATCGGTGAGCCAGTAGGCGTAATTGTCGAATCCGATGAAGTCGAACGGGCGCGTGACGGAGCTCGCGGAGTCCGTCAGCGAGAGAAAGACCGTGTATCCGATCGGGAAGATGATGAGCAGCGCGACGAACGCGATCGCGGGAGCTGTGAAGATCCACTTGAGGTTGCGGTCGACCCAGTTCGAGACCGTGTTTGCGACGTGACGCCGAGGCGCGAGCGTCGGCTTTGCGGTGGTAGTCATCTCTGTCTTTCGAGTGGGGGTGGTGGTGATGGTGCCGGGCCGTCGGTTCTCCGGCGGCCCGGCACCGGCTGAGCTTTCGCTCTCGGGGTCCTACTTCTCCCCGTCGAGGAGCTTCTGGAAGTCCGTCTGCGCCTGCTTGGCGGAATCGGACACGTTGCCACCTTCGATGGCGACGACCGCGGGTGCACCGACGATTTCGCGCGCCAGTGCTACCTGCTCAAGCTGCGGACGGTCGTGACCGACGGTGCCCTCGCTGGAGCGCACGATCTCAACGAGACCTGCGGGGAAGCCCGACGTTGCCTCGTCGTCGGCCCACGCCGAGTCGCGAGCCACGGGGACGGTTGCCTCGCTCAGGAGCTTCTTGCTGTTCTCCTCGTTGGTGACCCACTTGATGAACTCCCACGCGGCATCCTTCTTCTTCGAGAACTCGTTGATGCCCACCGTCTGCGGAACGATGCTGTAGGGGTGCGATCCCGCGGGACCCGCCGGGAAGCTGCCGTAGGCCACCGTGTCGACGACCGCGCTGTTGGCGGGGTCGAGGAAGGTGTAGGCCTGGCTGTCGGCGTCGAGGTAGAACGCGGCGTTACCCTGCGCGAAGATCGCGGATGCCTCGGGCCATCCCATGTTGGTGGCTCCGGGAGGGCCGTAGTCCTTGAGCAGCTTGCCGTAGAACTCGTACGCCTCGATGGCCTCCGGGGTGTCAACGGTCGCGTTGCCGTCTTCGTCCTGGAAGTCGCCGCCGTAGCTGTAGAGGAAGGAGGAGAACTGGGTGACGAGCGGCACCTTGGCCCCGCGCATGGCGATGCCGTAGAAGCCGTTGTCCGGGTTGTTGAGCTTGGCGGCGGCCGCCGCCAGCTCATCGAGCGTCGTCGGAACGGGGATGCCCGCCTGCTCGAGCAGGTCGGAGCGGTAGTACATCACGTGACGCTCGGTCATGACGGGAACGCCGTAGACGACGCCGTCGAGGGTGACCGCGTCCCGTGCGGACGACTGGAAGTCATCCCAGTCCCACTCGGGGTCGCTCGAAACGTA
This genomic window from Antiquaquibacter oligotrophicus contains:
- a CDS encoding carbohydrate ABC transporter permease; translation: MTTTAKPTLAPRRHVANTVSNWVDRNLKWIFTAPAIAFVALLIIFPIGYTVFLSLTDSASSVTRPFDFIGFDNYAYWLTDVTRFWPAVGRTAYFTAVALTLELGFGLAIALLLRKTFRGQSIVRVFILLPLVATPVAVGMMWLLIFEPTIGFANVLMKSLGLPAQLWLSGKESALNTIIFIDVWQWTPMIILILLAGLSTIPEEPEEAALVDGANAWQRFRHVTLPLLMPTLGAAAILRSIDAMKTFDIIYATKGRNGGSNNEAETLNMLAYNESFGNSQYGSAAALLMLFLTFIIIILAVLAILRKKGTRV
- a CDS encoding ABC transporter substrate-binding protein produces the protein MIALGAGMTACAPAGGDSSADVTELTLIAANSPWTKGLETLAVDYEEETGVKVNLEFYGNEQLNDTLKVKLNAQSSDFDIYAYQVQDVMREFSRNGWLADMTDYVSSDPEWDWDDFQSSARDAVTLDGVVYGVPVMTERHVMYYRSDLLEQAGIPVPTTLDELAAAAAKLNNPDNGFYGIAMRGAKVPLVTQFSSFLYSYGGDFQDEDGNATVDTPEAIEAYEFYGKLLKDYGPPGATNMGWPEASAIFAQGNAAFYLDADSQAYTFLDPANSAVVDTVAYGSFPAGPAGSHPYSIVPQTVGINEFSKKKDAAWEFIKWVTNEENSKKLLSEATVPVARDSAWADDEATSGFPAGLVEIVRSSEGTVGHDRPQLEQVALAREIVGAPAVVAIEGGNVSDSAKQAQTDFQKLLDGEK
- a CDS encoding DAK2 domain-containing protein, whose translation is MATSIRDVRELLAVALPALAAHEETLRQLDAALGDGDLGITVRSGSEAVQSALAALPDDAPMDALLRAAGRAFATANPSTFAALVGGGLLAAAGTVPGVDAVDRATASRIAQAVTDRIAERGGAVVGDKTILDALVPSLAILAADDDRPAVEVATAMRDEALARVEETASLRSEKGRAAWVGERSIGQADPGATAYALFLTELVAALEATP
- a CDS encoding carbohydrate ABC transporter permease, which translates into the protein MSAITHSSVQSVARTRRRRGKSVVGPTFRTIAIVFVVLLFIAPLAWMLLAAFKTNLDIVTPSRTFDFTPTLGNFETVFGAQNFLPFILNSLIVGFGSTVVALILGVPAAYGIARYTIRNATAFVLLARVIPGVSLLIPWYFLFSQVQLVGTYTVLILTHIFVTMPLVVAIMTGFFEGLPNELEEAAQIDGCGKVEAFIRVVLPLSLPGLATSAILSFIFSWNNFLFALVLSNQSTRTLPVAISNFTSYASVDWGGLMAAAVIITIPVMLVALFAQKYVISGLTAGATKG
- a CDS encoding dihydroxyacetone kinase subunit DhaK, which codes for MKKIINSPDAFVDEVIDGLLLAHGASLVAASPDKRALVRAGSPDGTVGIVTGGGSGHLPLFLGYVGTGLCSGVAVGNVFSSPSAEQVLAATTASDSGRGVLYLYGNYGGDVFNFDLAADLADAEGIRTRTVVGTDDVASASRERAASRRGVAGIVFAYKIAGASASRGDDLDTVARIAQAAVDATGTMGVGLSPTILPAAGKPTFELPDGEMEIGIGLHGETGQSRGPLESADSITDQLVEHILDDREIAAGDRVAVLVNGLGATPLEELYVMYRRTNQILQERGISVHRAFVGEYATSLEMAGASISIIRLDDELTELLDAPASSPLVGRF
- a CDS encoding SDR family oxidoreductase, producing MTTLDGKVAWVIGGGSGIGAGAARALADAGATVVVSGRRVSELEAVASVGIHAVPADVSDEQSVVDAHARIEADYGVVDIVVYSAGTNVRNRYWADTTPADFARVVDVNLTGAMRVIHAVLPGMRGKSDGLIVVVSSWAGWRFAPGVGAGYSTSKTALGALVETVNAQERLQGIRATHLCPGEVRTEILNTRPVVPTAEEQELMLTSEDLGDAVRYIAELPSRVCINELVITPTSNTSYA